A DNA window from Carassius gibelio isolate Cgi1373 ecotype wild population from Czech Republic chromosome A8, carGib1.2-hapl.c, whole genome shotgun sequence contains the following coding sequences:
- the LOC128018718 gene encoding UDP-GlcNAc:betaGal beta-1,3-N-acetylglucosaminyltransferase 7-like yields the protein MELFFRKKKNLRTAVSLTLVFATILMLNKLIRVDTNFKDTKVDVKRKWCGPTCKSIKAVEISSQSRVNGLAPVGKPIPKKWDVNSIECHENSTMKTEAWFRRLNPRFHEFVLHRHCRYFPMLLNHPEKCSGDVDVLLVVKSVIEEHDRREAVRQTWGKEQEIQGLKIKTLFLLGTPATGKDTRNLQALVQYEDRTYGDILQWDFLDTFFNLTLKEVNFLRWFNIYCSGVPFVFKGDDDVFVHTKNLVELIGFRVEENKVENLIVGDTILGAKPIRNRQSKYFIPKELYDKRYPPYLGGGGFLMSSQVARRLFAVSESVELYPIDDVFLGMCLQKLKIVPELHLAFRTFGIIKRKVTRLNREPCFFRNLIVVHKLFPRELLQMWTLVQNEDLNCARQVVI from the coding sequence ATGGAACTCTTCTTTCGAAAGAAAAAGAATCTAAGAACCGCGGTCAGCCTGACTTTGGTTTTTGCCACTATACTGATGCTTAATAAGTTAATAAGGGTGGACACGAATTTTAAAGATACCAAAGTCGACGTGAAACGTAAATGGTGTGGCCCCACATGTAAAAGCATAAAGGCCGTTGAAATTTCATCTCAATCACGCGTGAATGGCTTGGCGCCGGTGGGGAAACCAATTCCAAAAAAATGGGACGTGAATAGTATAGAATGCCATGAAAATTCCACGATGAAGACCGAAGCCTGGTTTCGTCGCTTGAACCCGAGGTTCCACGAATTTGTCCTGCACAGACATTGCAGATACTTCCCAATGTTGCTGAATCACCCGGAGAAGTGTAGCGGTGACGTGGATGTTCTGCTCGTGGTCAAATCGGTTATTGAAGAACATGACCGGCGGGAAGCCGTGCGGCAGACGTGGGGAAAGGAGCAAGAAATCCAGGGCTTGAAAATCAAAACACTATTTCTTTTAGGCACTCCAGCCACTGGCAAAGACACACGAAATTTACAAGCCCTGGTCCAATATGAAGACCGAACCTACGGGGACATCTTACAGTGGGACTTTTTGGACACTTTCTTCAACCTTACCTTGAAGGAGGTGAACTTTCTGAGATGGTTCAACATCTACTGCAGTGGAGTTCCCTTCGTCTTCAAAGGGGACGATGACGTTTTTGTCCATACCAAGAACTTAGTGGAACTAATTGGCTTTCGGGTGGAGGAGAACAAAGTGGAAAACCTCATTGTAGGAGACACGATTTTAGGAGCCAAACCGATCAGAAACCGCCAGAGTAAATATTTCATTCCCAAAGAGTTGTATGATAAACGCTATCCACCTTATTTGGGTGGGGGAGGATTTCTCATGTCCTCTCAGGTGGCCCGCAGGCTCTTCGCGGTTTCTGAGAGCGTGGAGCTTTACCCCATTGACGATGTGTTTTTGGGCATGTGTCTTCAGAAGCTGAAGATCGTCCCCGAACTGCACCTGGCCTTCAGGACATTTGGGATCATTAAGCGTAAAGTGACTCGTCTGAACCGGGAGCCGTGCTTCTTTCGTAACCTCATCGTGGTCCACAAACTCTTTCCGCGGGAGCTGCTGCAAATGTGGACGCTTGTTCAAAACGAGGACTTGAACTGCGCCAGACAAGTCGTTATATGA